The Flavobacterium psychrophilum genome includes a region encoding these proteins:
- a CDS encoding alpha-glucosidase has protein sequence MKTTNTLLTCLILFLGLSIVVSAQKNKFDLLSPNGGIKVSVSLEDKIYYTLSADGKELAAKNHLAISLRNEVLGDKPKLSGSKTGKIREVIKPAIALKYAEVKNEYNYLLLNFKDGYSVEFRAFNDGIAYRFITAKNGTVEVLSEDFALNFPNDYLLHLQQPGGFKTAYEEAYTHVESQKLSATDKMATLPLLVDTKKQYKILVSESDLSDYPCMFLKGTGNGVQATFPKVPMQFGPDGDRSLKIEKEADYIAKTSGTRNFPWRYFVITKDDKELIENTMTLKLAHKSELADTSWIKPGQASWEWWNDASPYGEDVNFVSGYNLETYKYYIDFASKYGIKYIIMDEGWAMSTTDPYTPNPKVDVHELIRYGKEKNVDIVLWLTWLTVDKNMDLFKTFKQWGIKGVKIDFMDRSDQVMVNYYERVAKEAAKHQLFVDFHGSFKPAGLEYKYPNLISYEGVRGMEQMGGCTPDNSLYFPFMRNAVGPMDYTPGAMISMQPEVYRSERPNSASIGTRAYQMALFVVFESGIQMLADNPTMYYRNAECTEFITGIPTTWDDTKALVAKAGEVAVVAKRKGDKWFVGCITNNSEREIAVKFDFLEKGKTYIMTYFEDGINANRQAMDYRKKTASIKAGDTITIKMARNGGWAAMLTKIN, from the coding sequence ATGAAAACAACCAATACATTATTAACCTGTCTTATCCTGTTTTTGGGGCTATCAATTGTGGTATCTGCCCAAAAAAATAAGTTCGACCTGCTTTCGCCGAATGGCGGTATTAAAGTATCGGTCAGCTTAGAAGATAAAATCTATTATACCCTTTCGGCAGACGGGAAGGAACTGGCTGCTAAAAATCATCTGGCAATTAGCCTGAGAAATGAAGTGCTGGGAGATAAACCTAAACTTTCAGGATCAAAAACCGGAAAGATAAGGGAGGTTATTAAACCTGCTATCGCTTTAAAATATGCTGAGGTTAAAAACGAATACAATTATCTGTTACTGAATTTTAAAGACGGTTATTCGGTTGAGTTCCGTGCTTTTAATGATGGAATAGCCTACCGTTTTATCACCGCTAAAAATGGCACTGTTGAGGTTTTGAGTGAAGATTTTGCGCTGAATTTTCCCAACGATTACCTGCTGCATTTACAGCAACCTGGTGGATTTAAAACTGCTTATGAAGAAGCGTATACACATGTTGAATCGCAAAAATTGTCTGCTACCGATAAGATGGCTACACTACCATTATTGGTAGATACCAAAAAGCAGTACAAAATATTAGTAAGCGAATCGGATCTGTCGGATTATCCATGTATGTTTCTTAAAGGTACCGGCAACGGTGTGCAGGCAACGTTTCCTAAAGTGCCTATGCAATTTGGACCCGATGGCGACCGTAGCCTGAAAATTGAAAAAGAAGCCGACTATATTGCGAAGACCAGTGGTACAAGAAATTTTCCGTGGCGTTATTTTGTCATTACTAAAGATGACAAAGAGCTTATAGAAAATACTATGACGCTTAAATTAGCGCACAAAAGCGAACTTGCAGACACCTCATGGATAAAACCCGGACAGGCAAGCTGGGAGTGGTGGAACGATGCATCGCCGTATGGCGAAGATGTAAATTTTGTTTCGGGATATAATCTTGAAACCTATAAATACTACATTGACTTTGCTTCTAAATATGGTATTAAATACATTATTATGGATGAAGGCTGGGCAATGAGTACAACCGATCCCTATACGCCAAACCCAAAGGTAGATGTGCATGAGCTTATCCGTTATGGTAAAGAGAAAAATGTTGATATAGTACTTTGGCTTACATGGCTTACGGTAGATAAGAACATGGATTTATTTAAAACCTTTAAGCAATGGGGCATAAAAGGAGTCAAGATCGACTTTATGGATCGTAGCGACCAGGTTATGGTAAACTACTACGAGAGGGTTGCAAAAGAGGCTGCCAAACATCAGCTGTTTGTTGATTTTCATGGCTCGTTTAAGCCGGCAGGATTAGAGTATAAATATCCAAACCTTATTTCTTACGAAGGTGTTAGGGGTATGGAACAAATGGGTGGATGCACGCCCGATAACAGCCTGTATTTTCCGTTTATGAGAAATGCGGTTGGCCCTATGGATTACACTCCGGGGGCGATGATAAGCATGCAGCCCGAAGTATACAGATCGGAGAGACCTAACTCTGCAAGCATAGGCACAAGGGCGTATCAAATGGCACTGTTCGTAGTTTTTGAAAGTGGTATACAAATGCTTGCCGACAATCCAACGATGTACTATAGAAATGCCGAATGCACCGAATTTATTACCGGCATACCTACAACCTGGGATGATACCAAAGCACTAGTCGCTAAAGCCGGTGAAGTTGCTGTTGTTGCCAAGCGTAAAGGCGATAAGTGGTTTGTAGGGTGCATTACTAATAATAGCGAAAGGGAAATAGCAGTAAAGTTTGATTTTCTTGAAAAAGGCAAAACATACATTATGACCTATTTTGAAGATGGTATTAATGCCAACCGCCAGGCGATGGATTACAGAAAGAAGACTGCAAGCATAAAAGCGGGTGATACCATAACTATTAAAATGGCACGCAACGGCGGATGGGCAGCAATGCTGACAAAGATCAATTAG
- a CDS encoding phytanoyl-CoA dioxygenase, giving the protein MPHTILETLWQRSVSPESENADSWEVEMETLYRLGISMEDTMRYLYSEKPTHENFKNWVDANRKDTVEPDDLREDVLTPEDLDFYNTNGYVIVRKAICKPDCEATQKAIWDFLRMSPDDKTSWYVRHEEQRGLMVSFFDHETLNKNRFSARIKKAYQQLYKTQKVYRTIDKVSFNPPENNHFTYLGSALHWDVSLKTPIPFALQGLLYLTDCGPDDGAFHCVPGFHKTIENWLANVRPHESPRDKALQTLTPIPIAANAGDFIIWNNTLPHCATPNRGKAPRMVQYLSYLPEGYKAASEFI; this is encoded by the coding sequence ATGCCGCATACTATCCTTGAAACTTTATGGCAGCGTTCAGTATCACCTGAGTCAGAAAATGCAGATTCATGGGAGGTCGAGATGGAAACCCTCTATCGTTTGGGGATAAGCATGGAAGATACAATGCGTTATTTATACAGTGAAAAACCAACCCACGAAAACTTTAAAAACTGGGTAGATGCTAACAGGAAAGATACTGTAGAACCGGACGACCTGCGTGAAGATGTACTTACTCCCGAAGACCTCGACTTCTATAACACCAACGGCTATGTAATTGTACGCAAAGCTATTTGTAAACCCGATTGCGAAGCTACCCAAAAAGCAATATGGGACTTTTTACGGATGAGTCCCGATGATAAGACTTCATGGTATGTAAGGCATGAAGAGCAACGAGGATTAATGGTTAGTTTCTTTGACCATGAAACGCTCAACAAGAACAGGTTTTCTGCACGGATAAAAAAAGCATACCAACAGCTTTACAAAACCCAAAAAGTTTATAGGACAATAGATAAGGTTAGCTTTAACCCACCCGAAAACAATCACTTTACATATTTAGGTAGTGCGCTGCATTGGGATGTAAGCTTAAAAACGCCCATACCCTTTGCGCTTCAGGGATTATTATACCTAACAGATTGCGGTCCTGATGATGGTGCATTTCATTGCGTACCGGGATTTCATAAAACAATTGAGAATTGGCTTGCTAATGTACGACCACATGAAAGTCCCAGAGATAAGGCACTTCAAACATTAACACCAATACCTATAGCTGCCAACGCAGGTGATTTTATTATCTGGAATAACACACTACCACATTGTGCCACACCAAACCGTGGAAAAGCGCCTAGAATGGTGCAATACCTTAGTTACCTCCCCGAAGGTTATAAAGCCGCTTCTGAATTTATATAA
- a CDS encoding alpha-mannosidase, producing the protein MIKFKSSIALAVLSVAMIGAKANAQKTSKYTSQVNTFIGTAPLLDEKIIGYKPPSDMRVWAGLVFPGSSVPNAMVQLSPMTKYRSGAGYEYEDTNILGFTHTNKGHWNLCHIPLLPVSGNASAPFQSSFSHTQEKASPAYYEVFLKDYNVQVKLTSTLRCGIHEYTFKNNKGRKVLFDLGRANNHVDDWQIKQEGKNVVTGFQRTGGEKIYFYATVSSDIDKVDVKDMAKSNGYAMLNIKDGDNKPVTVKIALSFVSVENAQANLKAEAADKTFAKIQEEGNTTWETLLSKIQVKGGTDKQDKMFYSMLYRSFLWPALRSDANGQFTDEAGKVRKENYHYYTLPSFWDDYRNKLVLLSIVSPDVTRDVINSVINEGEIKGFMPTFFHGDHAASFIAGSYMRGIRDYDVKKAYQLLLNNAYKEGGTRPYISEYIAKGFISEPDIKDPQVETKAHAGVTKTLEYAYDDHALSLLAKELNDTEHYNDLVKRSKNYANVFDKQTTFMRGRLENGDWITPFNPEFPYYEYMYREANAWQLSFYAPHDMPGLVKLYGGAKPFEAKLDELFTKPWNPNYIAWNISGFIGQYCHGNQPDHEAPFSYYFVNKPEKSQQRIDEILDTMYGIGPEGLAMCGMDDAGEMSSWYVFGALGLYPLSPADPEYIVTVPVFKEVQWNLTSGKKLTITNPNGGRNLKDIKVDGKKINGYYIPHNLFVKGGKVEVDTKK; encoded by the coding sequence CGGGATCGTCTGTGCCTAATGCAATGGTACAGTTAAGCCCTATGACAAAATACAGGTCGGGTGCAGGATATGAGTATGAAGATACTAATATTCTTGGTTTTACCCATACTAACAAAGGTCACTGGAACTTATGCCATATTCCGTTACTACCTGTATCGGGCAACGCTTCGGCACCATTCCAGTCATCATTTAGCCATACACAGGAAAAAGCAAGCCCTGCCTATTACGAGGTATTCTTAAAAGACTATAACGTACAGGTAAAGCTAACATCTACACTGCGTTGTGGTATTCATGAATATACCTTTAAAAACAACAAAGGACGTAAAGTACTTTTTGATCTGGGGCGTGCCAACAACCATGTAGACGACTGGCAGATTAAACAGGAAGGTAAAAATGTTGTAACCGGTTTCCAGAGAACAGGTGGCGAGAAAATTTACTTCTACGCAACAGTTAGCAGCGATATCGACAAAGTTGATGTTAAAGACATGGCTAAAAGCAACGGTTATGCTATGCTTAACATTAAAGATGGCGACAACAAACCGGTTACGGTTAAAATTGCCCTATCGTTTGTGAGTGTAGAAAATGCACAAGCTAACCTTAAGGCAGAAGCTGCTGATAAAACTTTTGCAAAGATTCAGGAAGAAGGTAACACTACATGGGAAACTTTACTTTCTAAAATTCAGGTGAAAGGCGGTACAGACAAACAGGACAAAATGTTTTACAGTATGCTGTACAGGTCATTCCTTTGGCCTGCGCTAAGAAGTGATGCAAACGGACAGTTTACAGATGAAGCAGGTAAAGTAAGAAAAGAGAATTATCATTATTACACACTGCCTTCTTTTTGGGACGATTACCGCAACAAGCTGGTATTGTTAAGCATTGTTTCACCAGATGTTACCAGAGATGTAATAAACTCTGTTATTAACGAAGGGGAGATAAAAGGCTTTATGCCAACCTTCTTCCACGGAGATCATGCGGCATCTTTTATCGCGGGATCTTACATGAGAGGTATCAGGGATTATGATGTGAAAAAAGCATATCAGTTATTACTGAACAATGCCTACAAAGAAGGCGGAACAAGGCCATATATTTCTGAATATATAGCTAAAGGTTTTATCTCTGAACCGGATATTAAAGATCCGCAGGTAGAAACAAAAGCACATGCAGGTGTTACAAAAACACTTGAGTACGCTTACGATGATCACGCACTGTCATTACTGGCAAAAGAACTCAACGATACCGAACATTATAACGACCTTGTAAAGCGTTCTAAAAATTATGCTAATGTGTTTGACAAGCAGACTACCTTTATGAGGGGTCGACTTGAAAACGGCGATTGGATTACTCCATTTAACCCTGAGTTTCCGTATTACGAGTACATGTACCGTGAAGCAAATGCATGGCAGTTATCTTTTTATGCACCGCATGATATGCCGGGTCTTGTTAAGCTGTACGGAGGTGCAAAACCTTTTGAAGCAAAACTTGATGAACTGTTTACAAAACCGTGGAATCCTAATTACATTGCTTGGAACATATCAGGATTTATCGGTCAGTATTGTCACGGTAACCAGCCCGATCATGAGGCACCGTTCTCCTATTACTTTGTAAATAAGCCTGAGAAGTCGCAGCAGCGTATCGACGAAATTCTGGATACAATGTACGGCATCGGTCCTGAAGGACTTGCTATGTGCGGTATGGACGATGCAGGCGAAATGTCATCATGGTATGTGTTTGGTGCATTAGGATTATACCCGCTTTCACCGGCAGATCCTGAGTACATTGTTACGGTTCCTGTATTTAAAGAAGTACAGTGGAATTTAACTTCAGGTAAAAAACTAACCATTACTAACCCTAACGGTGGGCGTAACCTTAAAGATATTAAGGTAGACGGTAAAAAAATAAACGGTTATTATATCCCTCACAACCTTTTTGTTAAAGGTGGTAAGGTTGAGGTTGATACCAAAAAATAA
- a CDS encoding ACP phosphodiesterase: protein MKTYKIAVLVGSLRKESLNKKMAEALIELAPDTLQLDIVDISDLPMYNEDLDKDAPAEWKRFRDEMKTFDGALFFTPEYNRSVPSVLKNAIDVGSRPYGSSVWDGKPGAIVSVSPSAIGAFGANHHLRQSLVFLNVPAMQQPEAYIGMANELFDEKGKLVKSSTADFLKKFADAFANWVDANTK, encoded by the coding sequence ATGAAGACATATAAAATTGCTGTTTTGGTTGGAAGCTTACGAAAAGAATCGCTTAACAAAAAAATGGCGGAAGCTCTAATTGAACTTGCCCCAGATACCTTACAACTGGACATTGTTGATATTAGCGACCTTCCAATGTACAATGAAGACCTTGACAAAGATGCTCCGGCAGAATGGAAACGCTTTAGGGATGAAATGAAAACCTTTGATGGAGCATTATTCTTTACCCCGGAATATAACCGATCTGTCCCTTCTGTGCTTAAAAATGCTATTGATGTAGGCTCACGCCCTTATGGCAGTAGCGTATGGGACGGAAAACCAGGTGCTATTGTGAGTGTTAGCCCCAGTGCTATAGGCGCTTTTGGAGCCAATCACCACTTAAGGCAGTCACTAGTGTTTTTAAATGTTCCTGCAATGCAGCAGCCGGAAGCCTATATTGGCATGGCTAATGAATTGTTTGACGAAAAAGGCAAGCTTGTAAAATCATCAACCGCAGATTTTCTTAAAAAGTTCGCCGATGCCTTTGCCAACTGGGTAGATGCCAATACAAAATAA